In one Cyclopterus lumpus isolate fCycLum1 chromosome 22, fCycLum1.pri, whole genome shotgun sequence genomic region, the following are encoded:
- the senp2 gene encoding sentrin-specific protease 2 isoform X2, whose translation MYGWIVDGISSLFEPVTGQNPTDWPGKGNVNDDGPTRPGVGARTQRQENHSRAAKRNYQSVDVADGVCQSDQLEVKRRRRDVVVSFVKKTVAGVASLLRLRNPLTTRGEKPRHYEDTQPVTLMGIDELHTSWLNSTEWRMSKPVVVVNERSGKNPFQSTSSPLMRKYSGAGLSAGLPDRGKERRGSLQLLPSRPALRVGTTNPDLTCIGFGHHRCYKPSLTVEEAIKQNNKEHYRRLLEMVSEQYSKSQPLPFNQTKPQDELLSQVDHKTAASGKAFESVSRKMGYTASPNAFTWRNASATKDRWGSLTFSKTFSGALEDTQPVRCAMKQAADLDLSTEVATRLNLVDRETPDVSHPDAHSAHTAYTWHSDEDTPRLTKEMAAEVSCALAQSDPNLVLSAAFKLRITQRDLATLQEGGWINDEVINFYLSLVMERCSGEAAGLKIYSFSTFFFPKLRGGGGGQAGGHPAVKRWTKTVDLFLYDLILVPLHLGVHWAMAVIDFKSKTVMSYDSMGQRHDDVCSLLLLYLKEEHKAKRGRELDSPKWTVGSLRATEIPQQKNGSDCGVFVCKYADYIAKGRPLTFKQCHMPLFRKLMIWEILNQKLQ comes from the exons ATGTATGGATGGATAGTTGACGGAATCTCGTCGCTGTTTGAGCCCGTTACGGGGCAAAACCCCACCGACTGGCCCGGGAAAGGTAACGTTAACGACGACGGACCCACGCGACCTGGCGTGGGAGCGCGAACGCAACGGCAGGAGAACCACAGCAGAGCAGCGAAAAGGAACTACCAGAG TGTTGATGTTGCAGACGGTGTTTGCCAGAGTGACCAGTTAGAGGTGAAGAGACGGAGGCGAG ATGTAGTCGTTAGCTTTGTGAAGAAGACGGTGGCCGGGGTAGCAAGTCTGCTCAGGCTGCGGAACCCGCTGACGACCAGGGGTGAGAAGCCCAGACATTATGAAGACACGCAG CCCGTTACTCTGATGGGGATAGATGAGCTCCACACCTCGTGGCTGAACAGTACTGAGTGGAGAATGA GTAAACCAGTAGTCGTTGTGAATGAGAGGAGTGGGAAGAATCCCTTTCAGAGCACCTCGTCTCCTTTAATGAGGAAATACAG CGGGGCAGGGCTGTCTGCAGGGCTTCCCGAcagggggaaggagaggagaggctctctgcagctgctgccCTCCAGACCTGCTCTGAGGGTGGGAACCACGAACCCTGATCTAACCTGTATTGGCTTTGGACACCACCGCTGCTACAAGCCCAGCCTTACTGTGGAAGAG GCCATAAAGCAGAACAATAAGGAGCACTACAGGCGCTTGCTGGAGATGGTATCGGAACAGTACAGCAAAAGCCAACCACTACCTTTCAACCAAACAAAACCGCAAGA TGAGTTGCTTTCACAGGTTGATCACAAAACTGCTGCTTCAGGAAAAGCCTTTGAATCAGTGTCCAGGAAGATGGGATACACGG CTTCCCCAAATGCGTTTACATGGAGAAATGCATCTGCAACCAAGGACAG gTGGGGGAGCTTGACTTTTAGTAAGACCTTCAGTGGAGCCCTTGAGGACACGCAGCCTGTTCGATGTGCAATG AAACAGGCAGCAGATTTGGACCTTTCTACAGAAGTAGCAACTCGCCTCAATCTCGTGGACAGAGAGACTCCTGATGTCAGTCACCCAGACGCACATTCTGCACACACGGCATATACATGGCACAGTGATGAGGACACACCCAGGCTGACCAAG gAAATGGCAGCGGAGGTGAGTTGTGCTCTGGCTCAGAGTGACCCCAACCTTGTTCTCAGTGCAGCTTTCAAACTACGCATCACACAGAGAGACCTGGCCACACTGCAGGAGGGCGGCTGGATCAACGATGAG GTGATTAACTTCTACCTGTCCCTGGTCATGGAGCGATGTTCTGGTGAAGCAGCAGGATTGAAAATCTACTCGTTCAgcaccttcttcttcccaaagctgcgaggtggaggaggcgggCAGGCTGGAGGACACCCTGCTGTAAAGCGCTGGACCAAGACTGTCGACCTTTTCCTCTACGACCTCATCCTGGTCCCTCTGCACCTGGGCGTCCACTGGGCAATGGCT gtaATTGATTTTAAGTCAAAGACAGTGATGTCATATGACTCGATGGGACAGAGGCACGATGATGTCTGTAGTCTTTTACT ACTCTACCTTAAAGAGGAGCACAAAgcaaagagaggcagagagctTGACAGCCCCAAGTGGACTGTTGGAAGCTTGAGGGCCACT GAGATTCCCCAGCAGAAAAATGGCAGTGACTGTGGCGTTTTTGTCTGTAAATATGCTGACTATATTGCAAAAGGAAGGCCTCTCACCTTTAAACAG TGCCACATGCCTCTCTTCAGGAAACTGATGATTTGGGAAATCCTCAATCAGAAACTGCAATAG
- the senp2 gene encoding sentrin-specific protease 2 isoform X1, with amino-acid sequence MYGWIVDGISSLFEPVTGQNPTDWPGKGNVNDDGPTRPGVGARTQRQENHSRAAKRNYQSVDVADGVCQSDQLEVKRRRRDVVVSFVKKTVAGVASLLRLRNPLTTRGEKPRHYEDTQPVTLMGIDELHTSWLNSTEWRMSKPVVVVNERSGKNPFQSTSSPLMRKYSGAGLSAGLPDRGKERRGSLQLLPSRPALRVGTTNPDLTCIGFGHHRCYKPSLTVEEAIKQNNKEHYRRLLEMVSEQYSKSQPLPFNQTKPQDELLSQVDHKTAASGKAFESVSRKMGYTASPNAFTWRNASATKDRWGSLTFSKTFSGALEDTQPVRCAMQKQAADLDLSTEVATRLNLVDRETPDVSHPDAHSAHTAYTWHSDEDTPRLTKEMAAEVSCALAQSDPNLVLSAAFKLRITQRDLATLQEGGWINDEVINFYLSLVMERCSGEAAGLKIYSFSTFFFPKLRGGGGGQAGGHPAVKRWTKTVDLFLYDLILVPLHLGVHWAMAVIDFKSKTVMSYDSMGQRHDDVCSLLLLYLKEEHKAKRGRELDSPKWTVGSLRATEIPQQKNGSDCGVFVCKYADYIAKGRPLTFKQCHMPLFRKLMIWEILNQKLQ; translated from the exons ATGTATGGATGGATAGTTGACGGAATCTCGTCGCTGTTTGAGCCCGTTACGGGGCAAAACCCCACCGACTGGCCCGGGAAAGGTAACGTTAACGACGACGGACCCACGCGACCTGGCGTGGGAGCGCGAACGCAACGGCAGGAGAACCACAGCAGAGCAGCGAAAAGGAACTACCAGAG TGTTGATGTTGCAGACGGTGTTTGCCAGAGTGACCAGTTAGAGGTGAAGAGACGGAGGCGAG ATGTAGTCGTTAGCTTTGTGAAGAAGACGGTGGCCGGGGTAGCAAGTCTGCTCAGGCTGCGGAACCCGCTGACGACCAGGGGTGAGAAGCCCAGACATTATGAAGACACGCAG CCCGTTACTCTGATGGGGATAGATGAGCTCCACACCTCGTGGCTGAACAGTACTGAGTGGAGAATGA GTAAACCAGTAGTCGTTGTGAATGAGAGGAGTGGGAAGAATCCCTTTCAGAGCACCTCGTCTCCTTTAATGAGGAAATACAG CGGGGCAGGGCTGTCTGCAGGGCTTCCCGAcagggggaaggagaggagaggctctctgcagctgctgccCTCCAGACCTGCTCTGAGGGTGGGAACCACGAACCCTGATCTAACCTGTATTGGCTTTGGACACCACCGCTGCTACAAGCCCAGCCTTACTGTGGAAGAG GCCATAAAGCAGAACAATAAGGAGCACTACAGGCGCTTGCTGGAGATGGTATCGGAACAGTACAGCAAAAGCCAACCACTACCTTTCAACCAAACAAAACCGCAAGA TGAGTTGCTTTCACAGGTTGATCACAAAACTGCTGCTTCAGGAAAAGCCTTTGAATCAGTGTCCAGGAAGATGGGATACACGG CTTCCCCAAATGCGTTTACATGGAGAAATGCATCTGCAACCAAGGACAG gTGGGGGAGCTTGACTTTTAGTAAGACCTTCAGTGGAGCCCTTGAGGACACGCAGCCTGTTCGATGTGCAATG CAGAAACAGGCAGCAGATTTGGACCTTTCTACAGAAGTAGCAACTCGCCTCAATCTCGTGGACAGAGAGACTCCTGATGTCAGTCACCCAGACGCACATTCTGCACACACGGCATATACATGGCACAGTGATGAGGACACACCCAGGCTGACCAAG gAAATGGCAGCGGAGGTGAGTTGTGCTCTGGCTCAGAGTGACCCCAACCTTGTTCTCAGTGCAGCTTTCAAACTACGCATCACACAGAGAGACCTGGCCACACTGCAGGAGGGCGGCTGGATCAACGATGAG GTGATTAACTTCTACCTGTCCCTGGTCATGGAGCGATGTTCTGGTGAAGCAGCAGGATTGAAAATCTACTCGTTCAgcaccttcttcttcccaaagctgcgaggtggaggaggcgggCAGGCTGGAGGACACCCTGCTGTAAAGCGCTGGACCAAGACTGTCGACCTTTTCCTCTACGACCTCATCCTGGTCCCTCTGCACCTGGGCGTCCACTGGGCAATGGCT gtaATTGATTTTAAGTCAAAGACAGTGATGTCATATGACTCGATGGGACAGAGGCACGATGATGTCTGTAGTCTTTTACT ACTCTACCTTAAAGAGGAGCACAAAgcaaagagaggcagagagctTGACAGCCCCAAGTGGACTGTTGGAAGCTTGAGGGCCACT GAGATTCCCCAGCAGAAAAATGGCAGTGACTGTGGCGTTTTTGTCTGTAAATATGCTGACTATATTGCAAAAGGAAGGCCTCTCACCTTTAAACAG TGCCACATGCCTCTCTTCAGGAAACTGATGATTTGGGAAATCCTCAATCAGAAACTGCAATAG